GCCCGACGTCTTCACCACCGTGCCGTCGGCCTCTTCGAGCGTGAGCCCCAGCGCGTCGCGCGACCGGTGGTAGCGCTCCAGCTTGGTCTCGTCCACCACCCCGCCGCCGCGCCGCGGCACCGCGTCGGCGAACAGGCGGAACACGAGCTCCACCAACTCGTAACCGATGCCGGGGCGAAAGTGGCCGTGCGCCCGGCCATCCCCCGGCGACGCGTCCTCGAGTTCCGAATACCCGATCACCACGCCCGCCAGGCGCACCACGTGGCGCATGCGCGTGGACGACGCGCGCAGATCCGTGGCGCTCACGCTTTGCCGGGCCCCTTGGCGATGAGCGTGTCGGGTTTGGGCCGCGTGATCCGGAACGTGAACTGCTGCTCCACGAGTTGGCGCACCTTGCGGTTGCCGAGCTTGGCGGCGCGGAAGCGCATGTACGGGAGCGCCTCGCGCACGGCCTGCGAGAACCCGGGGTTGGTGGCGCTGACGATCACCAGCGACGCCGTATCGGCGAAGCCCGACGTGTCCACGATGTACTCGGTGGACACCGTCCCCTGGATGTTCTTGGCGAGCAGGTCCGGCGGATACGCCGGCGACGCGCTGTCGGGATACCGGGTGGCCGTCGAATCCACTTCCAGCACCGACAGCACGGAGTCGTCGCCCTTGGCGGCGTTCGTCACCGGGACCGAGATCGGCGCGTCCCCGGTGCCTGCCTTGGCCACCCGCGCCGCCACGGACGGCCCCTTGTTGAGAGGGGTCGGATCGAACCCCATGTTGCCCGTGGCCGGAAGCGCGATGAAGCGCAGTACCTCGGATGGGCCGTTCTGGGCAATGCGTTGGTCGGGCGGCGGAAGAAACTGCACGCGGCTGGCGATCGCCTCGCGAAGCGCTTCGGGAGCGCCCGCGGTACCGGCCACGGCGGCGCTGATGAGCAGCGCGTGCACCACCGTGCTCAGCACCACGCTGGTGCCGACAGCCGGTGGCTTGGCATAGGCGTTCATCCAGAGGCGCATCATGTGACCTCCCGCGCTGCGTGGCCGGCGACCGCGGCTCCCCTTGGTACTCTATCGTTCCCGGTGTGGACGATCAAGTAAGGGATTAGCCAACCCTTGCCCGGGCCGGCCGGCCCACACGGCTATACCGTTGGTGTCACGCGAGGTAGCGATCCCGGAGGATGCCGACATGGTGCAGTTCGTGGCCGGCCGCGATGTAGGCCAGCGCCCGGGCCGTCACCGGAACCGCGTTCGCCGATCCGGCGCGCCGCGAGTCCTGGGCGCCCATCGCGCCGAACAGCGCCAGCGTCGCGGCCCGCACCGCCTGGAATTCCGCCACGAGATCGGCCAGCGACCGGCGGTCCGCCTGCGCGGCCGCCACGTACGCATCCTGATCGAATCCGGCCAGCGGCGTCGCGTCGCCACGGGAGATGCGGAGCGCGCGATAGGTGAAGATCCGCTCGGTGTCCGTGATGTGGCCCACCACTTCCTTCACGCTCCACTTGCCGGGCGCGTAGCGCGAGCCCGCCTT
This DNA window, taken from Gemmatimonadaceae bacterium, encodes the following:
- a CDS encoding energy transducer TonB: MMRLWMNAYAKPPAVGTSVVLSTVVHALLISAAVAGTAGAPEALREAIASRVQFLPPPDQRIAQNGPSEVLRFIALPATGNMGFDPTPLNKGPSVAARVAKAGTGDAPISVPVTNAAKGDDSVLSVLEVDSTATRYPDSASPAYPPDLLAKNIQGTVSTEYIVDTSGFADTASLVIVSATNPGFSQAVREALPYMRFRAAKLGNRKVRQLVEQQFTFRITRPKPDTLIAKGPGKA
- a CDS encoding DinB family protein; this encodes MSAIERPAADEYAPFYATYVGGVPDGDIVDVLAHQGRAVTELLGGLSEAKAGSRYAPGKWSVKEVVGHITDTERIFTYRALRISRGDATPLAGFDQDAYVAAAQADRRSLADLVAEFQAVRAATLALFGAMGAQDSRRAGSANAVPVTARALAYIAAGHELHHVGILRDRYLA